One segment of Prionailurus bengalensis isolate Pbe53 chromosome E3, Fcat_Pben_1.1_paternal_pri, whole genome shotgun sequence DNA contains the following:
- the FOXL3 gene encoding forkhead box L3 encodes MFDSSQYPYNCFNYDADDYPVGSSDEQKRLTRPAYSYIALIAMAIQQSPSGRVTLSGIYDFITRKFPYYRANQRAWQNSIRHNLSLNSCFVKVPRTEGHEKGKGNYWTLAAGCESLLDLFENGNYRRRRRRRGPKREGAGQARAGGAEGPQGPPEPAPGPPPAPASPAALGKEEHRGIKFSIDYILSAPGPFAGLKGPYGQQEGRTPPLEAQPMNLHLWTI; translated from the exons ATGTTTGACAGCTCGCAGTATCCCTACAATTGTTTCAATTATGACGCCGACGACTACCCGGTGGGCAGCTCCGACGAGCAGAAGCGGCTCACGAGGCCCGCGTACAG CTACATCGCGCTGATCGCCATGGCCATCCAGCAGAGCCCCTCGGGCAGGGTGACCCTGTCCGGCATCTACGACTTCATCACGCGCAAGTTCCCCTACTACCGAGCCAACCAGCGCGCCTGGCAGAACTCCATCCGCCACAACCTGTCCCTCAACAGCTGCTTCGTGAAG GTGCCTCGGACGGAGGGCCACGAGAAGGGCAAGGGTAACTACTGGACGTTGGCGGCCGGCTGCGAGTCGCTGCTGGACCTCTTCGAGAACGGCAACTATCGCAGGCGGCGCCGGCGCCGCGGCCCCAAGcgcgagggggcggggcaggcgcGTGCGGGGGGCGCGGAGGGGCCGCAGGGGCCCCCTGAGCCAGCCCCaggcccgccccccgcccctgccagccCGGCtgccctggggaaggaggagcaCAGGGGCATCAAGTTCAGCATTGACTACATCCTGTCCGCGCCGGGCCCTTTCGCGGGGCTCAAGGGTCCCTATGGCCAGCAGGAGGGCAGAACCCCCCCGCTGGAGGCCCAGCCAATGAACCTCCACCTGTGGACCATATGA